Proteins encoded by one window of Clostridium perfringens:
- the pgeF gene encoding peptidoglycan editing factor PgeF, whose amino-acid sequence MKREIIDNKEFIVFNDGNIKVRFSTALNNVNYKKEDEEGKKNLEDLKEIFKVDKVVYVNQTHSSDFIDATFENFKGDRDCDSLVTTDKNTLIGVFTADCVPVIAYDKEKEVIAAIHSGWKGTYNKIARKTCEYMKEKYGCENIKVIIGPHVRQCCYEVSEDLVEKFSEEFGKDVCNGRMLNLEKCVEIQLKGIVKKENITSTRICTYCEKEVKMHSYRQDQEKSGRLFSSIFID is encoded by the coding sequence ATGAAAAGAGAAATAATAGATAACAAAGAATTTATAGTTTTTAACGATGGAAATATAAAAGTTAGATTTTCAACTGCATTAAATAATGTTAATTATAAAAAAGAAGATGAAGAGGGAAAGAAAAATTTAGAGGACTTAAAGGAAATATTTAAAGTAGACAAGGTAGTTTATGTTAACCAAACACATAGTAGTGATTTTATTGATGCAACTTTTGAAAATTTTAAAGGGGATAGAGACTGTGATTCCTTAGTTACTACGGATAAAAACACACTTATAGGAGTTTTTACAGCAGATTGTGTTCCAGTTATAGCTTATGATAAAGAGAAGGAAGTAATTGCAGCTATTCATAGTGGATGGAAAGGAACATACAATAAAATAGCTAGAAAAACTTGTGAATATATGAAAGAGAAATATGGTTGTGAAAATATTAAAGTAATAATAGGCCCTCACGTAAGACAATGTTGTTATGAAGTAAGTGAAGATTTAGTAGAGAAGTTCAGTGAAGAATTTGGGAAAGATGTATGTAATGGAAGAATGCTAAATCTTGAGAAGTGTGTAGAAATTCAGCTTAAGGGTATTGTTAAAAAAGAAAATATAACTTCTACTAGAATTTGTACTTATTGTGAAAAAGAAGTGAAGATGCATAGTTATAGACAGGATCAAGAAAAGTCAGGAAGATTATTTTCATCAATATTTATTGACTAA